The Pseudomonas sp. R4-35-07 nucleotide sequence AGCGCCCTTTGTGCATGCGCGCCAGGGTCCCGGCCAGCTCCTTGAGCAGGCGTTCATGCACCTCCTCACCGTATTGCTCACGGCCACCGGCGGCGTACCAGTTTTCGATCTCGTCGAAACCGTCCAGCGAAGCGGTCACCAGCATGGCTTTCCATTGATGCTCAGGGTCGCGTCGCGCCTCGCAAAACACCATCTCCGGCACCCGTACATCGAGCAAGCGCAGGCCCCTGAGGGCATCACGTTCACGCAACACGGTCGGACGTCCAAACGGATGCAGCCAACTGCGGTAGATGTGGCCGGTCTGGCGCTTGCAGTAGAGCAAACGGCCATTGGAACTGACCACCCGCTGTACGCCACTTTCACCGCCACGCCGACGATTGGGCTCTTCTACCCATTCGCCCTGCTGGCGCCAGAAAAAATCAAATCGTTCTTCGGGAGCTACATGACTGCCGACTACGCACTCAACTGCCATCCTGTTACCTCTTACGCAATACATAGACTCGCCACATGGCGTAGAGCGGCATGAAGTCCAGGGATTCCTGAACCCGGAAACCGGCCTGCTCGAATTCTGCCTCGACAGTAGCAGCCGGTAACACAAACCGGTTTTGGTAACCTTCCTGCTCACCTTTCTTACGACGACGCACTTCGGCGCGCTTACGCTTCCACGCCTTGAAATTGCCATCCACCCACAGCGAGATAATCACGCTGTCACGGGTAACACGTTGAAACTCCCGCAGTATTGTCATCCTGTGCGCTGGGTCACCGATGTGGTGCATCAGGCGCATGCAGAAAATACTGTCGACCGAATTATCTGGCAAATCGATATCAAAGGCAGATGTCTGCAAAGGACGTACCCGTTTCACCACTTCCGGGGGTTGGGCCACCGTGGCGACCTTCAACATCGACGCCGAATTGTCGGCCCCGATGATCACGCGGTTGGGTTTCTCGGCCAGCAACGGCCAAAACCGACCGGCACCACACGGCAAGTCCAATACCAGGCTTGGCTCACCGGCCATGGCCAGCGCAGCGCGCGCCAGCTGCTCGTCGCGTTTGTGGGACCACCGGCGGGCCAGATTGTCCTGATGCTTGAGCAAATAGCGGTGAGCGTGGTTATCGTCGTACTTTTCAGAAAACTCTAACTTGATCGGCGAAGGCATCTTACATCTCCAATTACTGATGCCTACAACCCTAAGCAGCGAACTGTGATCAACAAGTCAACTCGTTGTGAAAAACTTGTCCTGTCCAATTGCATACATTTCAAGACTTTACAGAAACATTCAGTAGCATCGGGCCATCTTCGCTGAAAAACCGGCGTCGTGCAGCAGCAAATTGTCAGACTGAGCGGTCAGGTTTTGACTTGATCCAATTCGACATGAAAACGGCAACCATTGGGCTCCATGGTGCTCAGGGTCACGCTCCAGCCTTGGTTCTCACAGATGCGCTGCACCAGCGACAAGCCCAACCCTAGCCCCTCGCCGCGCTTCTCGCTGCCCCGCACAAACGGCTCGAACATCGCCTCACGCTTGTCTTCAGGAATGCCCACACCGGTATCCTCCACCACAAAACCGCTGGGCTCCAGGGTGAGGCGGATAAACCCTTGCTCGGTGTAATGCAGTGCATTGCGCAACAGATTGCCCATCACCGCATGCAGGAAGGTCGTGTTGTAGCGTGTGTCCAGCGGATTGCCTGGGCAGTAGATCAGTTCAAGGCCCTTTTGCTCGATGGGCCCGCGCCAGATCCCGATCAGGTCCTCAGCCACCTGTGTCAGGTTGACCTGGGCCGACATGGCGGCATCGTCATGCTGGGCACGGGCCAGCATCAGGAAGGTCTGCACCAGCTCGCGCATTTCTTCACAGGCCCGGGCGATTCGCTGGACCTGGTTACGCCCCCGTTGATCGATTGCCGGGTTTTCCAGCAGCAGCTCGCAGGAACTGGCCAGCACCATCAAGGGTGTGCGCAACTCATGGCTCACATCGCTGGTAAACAATTGCTCGCGAGACAGCGCCTGGCGCAAGCGACCCAGGGTGGCATCGAACGCCACCGCCAACTCGCCCACTTCGTCGGCGGCATAATCCGGCGCCAGAGGCGGGGCAAGCCCGAGCAACTGGTCGCGATGGCGCACCTGACGCGCCAGCCGTACCACCGGCGCCATCACCTTGCGCGCCAGCACCCAGCCGAGGAACACCGCCAGCGCCAGGCTGAGCACGAAGCCCACCAGCACCACGGCAAACAGGACGCGCTCGCGCTCTTCGAAATCGCTTTGGTCCTGCAGCAGCACATAACGTCGGCCATCGATCACTTCGACCATGGCGTGGTACGACAGCGACTCGCGAAACACTTCATGAAAGCCTGGGTCCAGATGCCGCAGGTCCTTGGGCAGCTCGAAATCGCCGGGGCCGCCGCTGAAATAAAACAACTGGTCAGGCTCCGGCCGGTGTCGCCAGTCTTCCATGCTGTCCATCAACAGCAGCCGTTGCAGATCGCCGCCCAGGCCCGCCGAAATCAACTTCTCTTCCACCAGGTGCACCGTCGCGACGATGCCCATGGCGAA carries:
- a CDS encoding lipopolysaccharide kinase InaA family protein, with the translated sequence MAVECVVGSHVAPEERFDFFWRQQGEWVEEPNRRRGGESGVQRVVSSNGRLLYCKRQTGHIYRSWLHPFGRPTVLRERDALRGLRLLDVRVPEMVFCEARRDPEHQWKAMLVTASLDGFDEIENWYAAGGREQYGEEVHERLLKELAGTLARMHKGRWQHGCLYIKHIFVRVTGEGDAVTVEVALLDFEKCRQRLTAYRAASHDMLQLRRHSSWNDTDWKKLSYFYETAFGSAIKGLTR
- a CDS encoding class I SAM-dependent methyltransferase; protein product: MPSPIKLEFSEKYDDNHAHRYLLKHQDNLARRWSHKRDEQLARAALAMAGEPSLVLDLPCGAGRFWPLLAEKPNRVIIGADNSASMLKVATVAQPPEVVKRVRPLQTSAFDIDLPDNSVDSIFCMRLMHHIGDPAHRMTILREFQRVTRDSVIISLWVDGNFKAWKRKRAEVRRRKKGEQEGYQNRFVLPAATVEAEFEQAGFRVQESLDFMPLYAMWRVYVLRKR
- a CDS encoding HAMP domain-containing sensor histidine kinase; translated protein: MEFKQSLAQRIIIAFALMSALVAGAFAMGIVATVHLVEEKLISAGLGGDLQRLLLMDSMEDWRHRPEPDQLFYFSGGPGDFELPKDLRHLDPGFHEVFRESLSYHAMVEVIDGRRYVLLQDQSDFEERERVLFAVVLVGFVLSLALAVFLGWVLARKVMAPVVRLARQVRHRDQLLGLAPPLAPDYAADEVGELAVAFDATLGRLRQALSREQLFTSDVSHELRTPLMVLASSCELLLENPAIDQRGRNQVQRIARACEEMRELVQTFLMLARAQHDDAAMSAQVNLTQVAEDLIGIWRGPIEQKGLELIYCPGNPLDTRYNTTFLHAVMGNLLRNALHYTEQGFIRLTLEPSGFVVEDTGVGIPEDKREAMFEPFVRGSEKRGEGLGLGLSLVQRICENQGWSVTLSTMEPNGCRFHVELDQVKT